The Helianthus annuus cultivar XRQ/B chromosome 11, HanXRQr2.0-SUNRISE, whole genome shotgun sequence region gggtgaaatacatgctacaattattacagacatttatttacatggtatggttagcttagggAAGGTTTTTACTACTAGATAATGTGAAGGGTGGGTACAAtacttaaggccatcaatcctcgttgttaggaccgagggacatgagtgatagatctatttcggtgtagcgagcccacacccatgaggccggggcggcccatagaggtgactgtgtcttacaaccgaagcccggtaacaaatttgctaggtttgagtcttcctgcaccttttcacacataccagtggttttgcaacccattggtgatctctttttccgtattgctacataccagggacttttattcatactttgaaggtttatacatactcacttttacataaACTCGCTcaaattttgttgatttttcaaactacatgtatttcaggaaattaatggatctggcgaagtgtgcaattgtgtcaagctgcgtagtGAATAAcgatgtcatccaggtttaggaggtgtaacccttacctggacgggttacatgtctttAAACCACGTTTTTATTTAAGTCTTTTGCTGTGTCATGTGAACACGCTTTAATCTTGTCATGGTTGTAACTTGTTTTATGTGTCGACTTTTTCAAACAATGACGTTGTGGTATCTTTAAatttaatgaatggatgatcatcatgtgttttattttcaaatagcattgttatgattgttgctatggtattaagaagtcacacaaattaaacccacgcttccgcaaaagccagggtgtgacagcttggtatcagagcctcgatcatagcgaacaaGGATTCTccctcgagtctagactatgatcactagggctctcacgaaaacatttttacattgcatacactaaaaatccagatccagggtacaaaacatttttacaaacaaaaagccacaaatacacttttcaaaattttatttcagccttagaggctggggaggctCAGTCCTAGAGACTGAGGGAGgctcagtcttagagactgagggaggttcagtcttagagactgaggggttcaatcttagagattggggaggtttagtcttagagactgggaggttggtcttagagactgggaggttggtcttagagaccagggagatagtctgagaggctagggagttcagtctgagaggctgggagcgGTAGTCTGGGGAGACTAGGAGGATTACTTGCTTTCATTActgtgacttacatgtttatttgatttcatgttgatatatgtgcatatgtgtggttgtgttacagacaccatgccATCGTCATCGGATACTGGAGTATCGAACACTATGGATCCTATAGTGAGCGTGTCGGACGATGAGATTCTGTCAGAGAGTGAGGTCTACACGTCAGACACTACTAGCACGGATGAGGATGACTTCCAACCGTTTGCTCTTCCTGATTTTGGAGATGATATTCCTATTGCTGATGGCCCTTTCGATGGGGACCTACCTCTTCTTCAGGTCCCTGCTCCTCTACCGCTCACCGCAGTACCCCTCGAGGATCTGCCTAATGATGAGTTCGCTGATGATGACATTGATTTGTTCCTAGAGGGTCCCCCGGAGGGTGACCAGGATGGTGTGGCCCTCATGGATGCCGATGTCCCTTTTGCTGATGATCCTGTTGTCGACCCTGTTGTTCCCTTGGCTGAGATTCCTGCTGATGTGCCCATTGCTGATCCTGTCGTTCCAGTCGAGGCTCCCATTGAGGAGGCTCCTTTTGATCTGTTTGGTCCTTACTCATTCGAGTCTGTAGCGTCCGTTTCACTGCACGCCCAGGGCATACAGCACTATTCCTCTGATTCCGACTCAgacatggcgatgtctgttgcgcCCCTCGACGTTGACCTAGATCCGGAGGTCGAGTTTTTACCTGATGAGCCTGCTCCTGTTGGTCCGGAGCCGGTCGTTGCTTATGACCCCATTGATCCCCAGCTGTTGCACATTTGCCAGACCCTTTACCTGAGCCTGGTCATGTCGATATACCAGACATAGCACCACCTGTCATTGTTGCGCCCGTCGATTTACCACCGATTTCGGATGTTCCTGTTATTGATGCACCCATTGTTGCACCCGTAGTACCTGTTTCGGCCCCTGTGCATGCTGACCATGCACCGTTTGCCGCTCACATTGATCGTCGTTATGCTgacacccgtaacgggtggatCGAGGATGATGATGACTACCCACCGTTTGTGCTACCCGTCACTCCTCCTGTAGCACCTGTTTCCACACCTTTTGAGATTCCATTATTCCACCCACACACCTCTGACGTCCATCGCACTGATCTTCCCATCGCATTCCTCCAGGACATTCCGCCACCTCGTCCTAGGGAGGGTTCATCGAGGCAGCCGCCTGTTTTTGTTCCACCTGTATCGTCATCAGTTCCGTTCATGTCCTAGTTCCCCCACACTGCACCATCTTTCGTACCTTCGAGCGAGCCGTTTCTGTGGGCTTCGCCCAATGTTATGCCGTTATCCGACCCGTACCACCCTTATCATGTGGGGTACACGACTGAGGACATACTCATCTCTCTACAGCTAAAGCAGGACACACTGAGTCGTCGCATTCAGGAGTTAGAGAGAGCTCCACGTCCTCCGTGCCACTGTCAGACTCCTTTTGCCGCACCGCACACTCCCCTTCCGTTTCCCACTGATTCGGATGTTCGTTTCCTTGcatctgagcagcagattgcCTATTTGCTGCGCGTCATTCATGCCCTAGAGGAGGATTGGGTGCACATGTGCCGGTTGCTTTTCTCTcatcttcctcctcttcctccgccatcagcatagatATTTTTGGTTTGGTGCAGGTAGATCATTTTGGTGAGAAAGTCGCGATTGGGCCAGCTATTGCCATCTTTCTTGTATTTACTTGAAGGGTTTTGTTGCTGTGACTTTATTGTATTTACtctgatctctctctctctcacctctCAATTTCTCCCTCTATTGTAGACACCCTTATCTCTCTCTCATccctcactttctctctctatcgTCGACTCCCTGATCTCTATCTATCTCCGATGGTGGCGTTTGAGACCAGATAAATAAAGAAGGGAGGATCTGAACTCAATCTCAATCAAGCCcaagtggtggtggtgtggggtTGGTGATGGTGGTGTGGAGTAGGTGGTGGCAGGTGGTCGTGTGGGGGTGGGTGGCGGCAGGTGGTGGTGTGGGGGTGATGGCAGGTGGTGGTGCtagtggtggcaggtggtgggGGTTGTcatatgagagagagagagagagagagagagagagagagagcaagtagaTAGAGTAAGAGTgtgtgttttagagagagagagagagagtgtgtgtgtatggagttttcttatattttaataaaagcaagaggtaattttgtaatttcacatggacttaacggagaaaattaACCCCCATCCATTCCAGAGACCGTCCGAGTAACAAAAAGTAACCCACAGAGAGCACCGATATAATTTCCAGAAGTTTGAAATTACAGGTATCACATTACAAAACCACATAAACTATCCAAACATTTTACTCAATTTTAATAGAccccatatattatcaaaacaacCTACCCAAAATAAGAATATACCAAACTCCATGACGTGAAACACCGTCAAAATCAACCTATACCCATTAGACATAAAAGAATAATATTTCTTCACTATTTCCTTGAAATTTTAAATTTAGCTTGAAACCTATTATTCGTAAACTTCAAAACACAAACAACCAATATGTCCATCATTCATGTAATTGTTTAGATACAAAATCCTTATTCATATTATTATAACTATAATTAAATCACACGGAAGATTTTAGAGGAAACACAGGGTTGAACGCAAAAATAACAACGAAACAACATGACATCTTATAAATAGTTGTGGACCTACTTTTGCCTCTTATATATCTTTCCCATGAAAGTTTTCAACACTGCTTGTACTACATTGCTTGGGTGAGATTCAATTAAGTTCATGAACTCCTCATGGGTCTTTTTCTCATATTCTTCATACACGCCCTACAAAATATCCATCAAATAAAGTAAGAAATGAAGCATATATTGTTCCAATATATAACATATAGGAAATAATCAAGTAATAAGAAACCTGAAGGTTAAGAGTATGATATAGTTCCTTGACTTTTGCTACACAGGCTTGATCCTTTTTCCCATAGTTTTCCTATAAGTTTTTATGATATATACCACATATTTAGATGAGAGAGTTCATATATGAGAAGCGACAAAGTGATGATTTATGCTTACGTATAGAATTTGCTTTTGTTCCTCACTAGCGAGTTCGAGTGCTTTAGCAACCAACCACGAACACTTGCGTTCTTCAATATCAGTTCCAATCTGATACAATGGGAAAGATATTGCTTAGATTGTTGTTTCTAACAAGGCATACCAGCTAAAATAAATAATGAGGAGGACTAACCTTTCCAACCGTGTTATGGTCACCAAAAGTGTCTAGATAATCATTCTACATGTAATAATTCAAAGGCGTTTATATAAATTATTATTCATTGGAACTAAATATATTAAACCTTTGTCCCTAGTTGGAGTTTAAGCCGACAACCACTTGAAACGTTACTCAAAGGTGTTTATACACATAATAGTTACTCAAGTTCAACATGAATGTAAATATAATGTGGTGGGTTCAAACCATGTTCCACGTACATCATAAATGAAAGAAATGGAGGCCTACATATAAGTACGGATCATATCAGTGTGTCAAGATAATTAATAATACAACATATTTACCTGGATTTGATAATATATACCCATTTCAACAAGGATGTCTTTCATTTAAACATAATCATCCGGATTTTCTCCCAACAAAAGGAGGGCACATGCAACCTTAAAGCAAAGAATATATGATCGACAGTTTTATTATCAAATAGTATTTTTTTAAGTAAAACACAAATGCCATGAATCAAAAGTACAAAATGAAAAAAAACTTAAATATAATGCAGTAGAAACAAAATCTACTTACTGGAAGGTAAAATGAATAATAAGAACTTTTGTACTGCATAATCCGCCGATTACTGCAAGACGATACATATGGCATTGTGTACTTTAGTAGATGCAAGAAAAAATATGTTCTATGGATTGAGTAACATTATGAATTGAACAGGAAAACAGTTAAGGGTGTTGTTTTCTACAAAACTACGAGAGAAAAACATAAAGGTGAACATGTTTGGGAAACTTAAATGGATTAACATTATGAAATGAACAGGAAAACAGCTAAGTGTGTTGCTTTCTACACAACTACGAGAGAAAAAACATAAAGGTGAATATGCTTGGGATATTAGATAAATATACTTATATATATTATAACCTAGATAGTGcgacatatattattattattattattattattattattattattattattattattattattattattattatttattagtaTAACCTAAGTTTGTGGCAGTTACCCTAACCGGCTGCAAATATATGTATACAACATTCTGTACAATTTTAGATTATCAATTCATATTCTTATGAACATATTATTCATACTATCAAAACCCTAGAAATCctaacaaagtggtatcagagccacacgAATCGATCGTATACTATCAAATACGAACTCCAGATCCCTGTTTTTTGACTATATCCTGACAAATGAATCCAGCAACCGGCATTCAATCACAAATTCCAAATCTTTCTGGGGAGAATTACTATCATTGGCATCCAGATGAGGGTTTTACTGGAATCTCAAGAATTATGGAATATTGTAGAAGACGGATATCAAGAATTAGGAACGAACCCTTCAGAAGACGCTATCGCTGCACATCGGGAATCAACGAAGAAAGATAGAAGGGCGCTGCATATCATATTCCAGTCGGTTAATGAAACTGTGTTTGAACGTGTTGCTATCGCGAAAACGTCAAAAGATGCATGGATCACACTGCACAAATCTTACAGGGGAGAAAATCGTGTCAAAACGGTAAAATTACAAACCTTAAGATGTAGTTTCGATGCTTTAAAGATGAAAGAGGGTGAGACTGTTGAAGATTATTTCAATAGAACAACTTTAATTGTGAATCAATTAAGAATGAATGAAGAAAAAGTGAGTGAACAGCGTGTAGTAGAAAAAATACTACGAAGCCTGACTCGAAACTTCAAGTCTGTGGTCATTACGATGGAGGAAACGAAAGATTTAGAGAATATGTCCATCGAAGAACTCATGGGCATACTCCAATCCCATGAACTACGGATGAAACTGTATGATGATGTTCCCATGGAACATGCATTTCAAATGCAGAACTCGAACACGGATAGATCCGGACAGAATATTAAGGGACGGGGCAAGAACAAAGGCAGACCTTGGGGCTCTATGTCAGAAACTTGGACATACGGCCAAGTTTTGTCCGAAGAAGGATATGAACGAAAAGTCTGATAATGCTCTAATTCATAAGGAAGATGAATTAGAATAGCAACAAGATGATACCATGTTTATGATTTTCAACATGGAGGAGACGATTAAGGAAGATTGCTGGTACTTGGACAGCGGGTGCAGCAATCATATGACAGGTAATAGGGGCCTGTTTGTCAAGATAGATGAATCACTTCAAAAGGAAGTGAGAACGGGGGATGATAAACGATTAGAAGTTCAAGGAATCGGAGAAGTAATGATATCAATTAAAGGTCAGAAAAAGAAGGTTCAAAATGTATTTTATGTGAAGAGCTTAAAGCACAACTTACTAAGTGTAGGTCAATTACTACAAAAGGGTTACCAAGTAGAGTTTATGAAGGAACGGTGTATCATCAAGGATATAAACGATAGAATCATAGGGATTATTAAAATGACAAACAATAAAATGTTTCCTTTGAACCCTGAAAGTGACATATCACTTGCACTATCAATGACAACAACCGATAACTCTACTCTATGGCATGAACGATTTGGACATGTGAATTATGACACTTTGGTTGAAATGGGAAATAAAGAACTAGTACGAGGCATACCAAGAATCACAAAAAGTTCAAACATttgtgaaggatgtgtttcggGTAAACATGCTAGAAAGCCATTCCCAAAGAAGTCAACGTGGCAGACTCAAAAACCTTTGCAAATAGTTCATACCGATATATGTGGCCCCATGAAAACGGAGTCTATTGGTGGATGCAGGTACTTTATTACGTTTATTGATGATTTCACACGAAAAACATGGGTATATTTCCTCAAGTTAAAATCAGAAGCTTTAAGTTACTTCAAACAATTTAGAGCACTTGTGGAAAAACAATCGGATCTTAATATAAAGACACTAAGATCTGATCGGGGAGGTGAATACTGTAGCAAAGCATTCCAAGATTATTTAAAGATGAATGGAATACACCACCAACTAACGAATAGCTATACCCCTCAACAAAACGGGGTGGCAGAACGGAAAAATAGAACTTTGATGGAACTCAGCCGAAGCATGATGAATATGAAGAATTTACAGAATAGTTATTGGGCCGAAGCCGTGGCCTGCTCTACTTATATATTGAACCGAACAGTAACGAAAACAAGACCAGATGTGACACCATCTGAAGCTTGGAATGGACGAAAACCAAGTGTCGAACACTTCAGGGTGTTTGGATGTTTGGCGTATGTCCATGTTCCAAAACAACTTCGAAGTAAGCTAGATATCAAAACCGAAAGAACTGTATTTGTAGGATATAGCACAAATACAAAAGGGTATAAGTTATATAATCCTCTAACCAATAAGACCATAGTTAGCCGAGATGTCATCTTTGATGAAAATAAGGCTTGGGTATGTAAATCTGAACCCACATCGATACCGTTTCTGATGAACAATGGGGATAGTTCAGCTACAACATCTCAATCAAATCCAGAGCCTATACAGGATGTTCCTGGTGGATATGGTGTTGCTGTCGGAAGTCCTGAAATCAACAACAGTCAAGACGGAATGGAAGTAACAGCCGAAAACTCAACGAGTGGACAAACATCAAGGTCAAACTCCGGAATTCAACATAACGATGAGTCATCTACAGATTCAGAAAATGAAACTGTTAATACTCGAAGTATAGGAAGTATTTACAGGAACACACGGGAGCTTACTGAAGAAGAGATTTCTCAAAAATATGGTGGAAATCAAACAGTTAATTTCGTTCTTTATGCAAACGCAGATCCAGCATCTTATGAAGAAGCAAGTAAAGATGTTAAATGGCAAGAAGCTATGGACAAAGAAATAGAATCCATATATAAAAATCAAACATGGGAATTAGTAAATCCTCCAATGAATCAGAAGCCAATTGGTGTAAAGTGGATTTATAAGACTAAGTTTGATGAGCATGGTAACGTAGACAAATACAAAGCGAGATTAGTAGTGAAAGGTTACAAACAAAAACATGGAATAGACTATCAGGAAGTCTTCGCTCCTGTGATTCGGTTTGAAACGGTCAGACTAGTTCTAGCACTAGCTGCAAGGAACGACTGGTATctacatcaaatggatgtaaagacgGCTTTTCTAAATGGAAACTTAAATGAACAAGTATATGTAGAGCAACCCAAGGGATATGTCAAGAAAGGACAAGAAGAAAAGGTATGTCTTCTTAAACGTGCACTATATGGACTAAAACAGGCTCCCAGAGCATGGTACAGTCGAATCGACAACTATTTTAAGTTACACGGATTCAAAAAGTGCACATACGAACACACCTTATTCATTAAGGACACCAATGAAGGAAAATTGGTGATATGTCTATATGTGGATGATTTGATCATAGCTAGCAACTCTATGAACCTAATTGATTCTTTCAAAAGTATGATGAAGGAAGAGTTTGAGATGACTGACATGGGGAAACTGCACTATTTTCTTGGTATGGAAGTTTCATATGAAAATGGGAACATAATTCTCTCTCAAAGAAAATATATGCGAAACCTATTAGATAAGTATAGAATGACTAATTGTAATTCAGTCTCCACTCCCATGGAATATGGAATAAAATTGTCAAAAGATGATTCGGAAGTATTTGCTGATGAAGGAACATATCAAAGCCTTGTTGGAAGTCTTATGTACCTCACTAACACCAGGCCAGATATAACATATGCTGTAACGAAAATCAGCAGGTTCATGGAACATCCAAAGAAAAGCCACTGGGAAGCAGGGAAGCGAATACTCAAATATATCAAAGGAACATTAAGTCAAGGTGTCACATACTCAAAGGGTGGACAAGGAAAACTAATGGGTTTCAGTGACAGCGACTATGCAGGAAATGTGGACGACAGTAAAACCACTTCAGGTCATGTATTTCTTCTAGGGTCAAGTCCCATCTCCTGGCAATCCAAGAAGCAGAAAGTTGTGGCATTATCATCAACGGAAGCGGAATATATGGCTTTATCTTTAGCCGGATGTCAAGCAATTTGGATCAAAGGAATACTTGATGAGATTCAGGGAAGAATAGAATATCCAATACCAATTTATTGTGACAACAAGTCCACAATATGTCTAGCAAAAGATCCAGTTTACCATGGCAAGAGTAAACATATTAGAGTTAAGTATCACTTTATTCGAGATTTGATCAAGAAAAAAGAAGTAGAAGTATTGTTCTGTGCGACGAAAGATCAAACAGCAGATATCATGACTAAAGCACTGCAAAATAAAGACTTCTCTAGACTGAAGGCTCGTCTCAATATGGAAACTatctagcttacgggagggtATTAGATAAATATACTTACATATATTATAACCTAGATAGTGcgacatatattattattattattattattattatttattagtaTAACCTAAGTTTGTGGCAGTTACCCTAACCGGCTGCAAATATATGTATACAACATTCTGTACAATTTTCGATTATCAATTCATATTCTTATGAACATATTATTCATTCTATCAAAACCCTAGAAATCCTAACATGGGAAACATCAATAATAGAGACGTAGAAAATATGAGGTTTAAAATTAGATTAAAAATGTAGGAACCGGTTGCATTAAATCATCTAATAATTAATATTAAGGTTGGTGGCTAAATGTAGCTTTTCGCCCTCTAAGTATTACATCATACTCTCTTTGAAAACATCAAATTAAGGGCTTTTGTCTTGTAGAGTAAAAAGAAGGGTTACATCAGACTCTCTTTGCTGAAAGCAGTTCTTAATGCTCTTCCAACATACTTTTTCTCATTATATAAAGCTCCGGTTCAAGTTATTGAAAGTCTAGATAGATTGAGAAGAGTTTTTTTCTGGGGTGGATCTGAGGAAAAAGCAAAAATGAATTGGATTGCatgggataaagttattgctccAATTAAATATGGCGGGCTTGGGTTTGGATCATTAATGGACGCAAATTTAGCCATGTTGGCAAAAT contains the following coding sequences:
- the LOC110888088 gene encoding proline-rich protein 36-like, yielding MPSSSDTGVSNTMDPIVSVSDDEILSESEVYTSDTTSTDEDDFQPFALPDFGDDIPIADGPFDGDLPLLQVPAPLPLTAVPLEDLPNDEFADDDIDLFLEGPPEGDQDGVALMDADVPFADDPVVDPVVPLAEIPADVPIADPVVPVEAPIEEAPFDLFGPYSFESVASVSLHAQGIQHYSSDSDSDMAMSVAPLDVDLDPEVEFLPDEPAPVDPLPEPGHVDIPDIAPPVIVAPVDLPPISDVPVIDAPIVAPVVPVSAPVHADHAPFAAHIDRRYADTRNGWIEDDDDYPPFVLPVTPPVAPVSTPFEIPLFHPHTSDVHRTDLPIAFLQDIPPPRPREGSSRQPPVFVPPVSSSVPFMS